The Pleuronectes platessa chromosome 23, fPlePla1.1, whole genome shotgun sequence genome contains a region encoding:
- the LOC128430070 gene encoding uncharacterized protein LOC128430070 isoform X1 — translation MDYLLQIKLEIPPTSTHPVIQCVIKGNLKSLKKLLRDNDIDGQFPCTELDDFITPLIAAVVYKKTDIFIYLLKENGDPNACSKTSLTPLHFIGWDDAPAIFARMLLDAGADPNGWFQQPFTPVQIASICDRDDVVKELLSAGALVDLIPPTGPECQSFNHKIAQTIFKLASSGDELCSKLRDFVELKIALLDGKEPEEVFRTFVSRMLLVDPQTHLTIIELLFNVTGKNEEKYRRESIKWLKETENLNSFITGAVSHLPKIHHEHVHCTIKSLHAVFCTIEQIPVEQALVIIPRLLEILGYKETPDIKLLEAVQSTLYVMTQKTQVTNGWHPSFIEKLCGTVAPFVNDQFSSDIRVYTYGIVGNLLSVEHAVSIFTSAGITSVPEEILASADMKMNDKLKEVLRRLKDHLSKLNGECEGARKKKKKKKKKKPEKTQDPNDEVSSASTDPAVPAEASGTHHWLQISERWREKLERLVHCLKTGESKVTRIGSIAYINDVEFRIANGSDGTEVFLGLRESDGQEIAIKRMSKTNYQVLKNEEVLLRHPKLYDSCVVKYVDFEEDENFGYLCLQLCEYTLEEHIKKKDHSLHPQELVYDVLDSLRALHCKEPQILHRDLKPQNVLIDVNGRARLADFGISRRLPKNQTTYHTRSAGTEGWMATETLKEDGDIRYKSSTDIQVAGMLIYFILSGGHHPFAGDRYELMSNIIKGKYKLDHVQDVVAKDLIEKMIDKEPQNRPRVEECLSHPFFWTSTKKVQYLRQVGNLKEVASRQNVNQELILMLDECAEGVLYNQWKTKFSPDLLLRVDDKKKPYPENILGLLRFMRNLQEHYPDDAASVDLTSLFPDLFGCVYKFTIRKGWNLENPLKEMFTPEKTGGANRYEVEPQNNDEHVRLAVQESEHTFTEPTADTKSSISRI, via the exons ATGGATTATCTACTACAGATTAAACTGGAAATCCCTCCAACATCAACACATCCTGTAATACAGTGTGTAATTAAAGGCAACCTCAAGAGTCTCAAAAAATTACTGAGGGACAATGACATTGATGGACAGTTCCCCTGCACTGAGTTGGATGATTTTATAACCCCACTGATTGCTGCTGTTGTATATAAAAAGACGGATATTTTCATTTACCTTCTAAAGGAGAATGGCGATCCAAATGCTTGTTCCAAAACGTCTTTGACACCTTTGCATTTCATTGGATGGGACGATGCACCGGCAATTTTTGCAAGGATGTTACTTGATGCAGGCGCCGATCCAAATGGATGGTTTCAACAGCCTTTCACACCTGTGCAAATAGCCAGCATTTGTGACAGGGATGATGTCGTGAAAGAGCTCCTCTCTGCTGGTGCACTGGTAGACTTGATACCTCCGACTGGACCTGAATGTCAATCTTTTAATCACAAAATAGCTCAGACAATTTTCAAGTTGGCTTCCAGTGGAGATGAACTATGCTCCAAATTAAGGGATTTTGTGGAACTGAAAATTGCTTTGCTAGACGGAAAAGAACCAGAAGAAGTGTTTAGAACTTTTGTCAGTCGTATGCTATTGGTTGATCCTCAGACTCATCTGACCATTATCGAGCTTCTCTTTAATGTTACTgggaaaaatgaagaaaaataccGCAGAGAAAGCATCAAATGGctgaaagaaactgaaaatttgAACTCCTTCATTACAGGGGCAGTGAGTCACCTTCCAAAAATTCATCACGAACATGTACATTGTACGATAAAGAGTTTACATGCAGTCTTTTGCACAATTGAGCAGATACCAGTTGAGCAAGCACTGGTTATCATCCCCAGACTTTTGGAAATACTTGGCTACAAAGAGACACCTGACATTAAGCTGTTAGAAGCTGTTCAGTCAACACTGTATGTGatgacacagaaaacacaagtcACAAATGGCTGGCATCCAAGTTTTATTGAGAAGTTGTGCGGGACAGTTGCTCCTTTTGTCAACGATCAATTCTCCTCTGACATCCGAGTCTACACATATGGCATAGTTGGAAACTTGCTGTCTGTTGAACATGCTGTTAGCATCTTTACATCAGCAGGGATCACGTCAGTGCCAGAGGAGATACTGGCATCTGCAGATATGAAAATGAATGACAAGCTGAAAGAAGTGCTCAGACGACTGAAAGATCATTTGAGCAAACTCAACGGAGAGTGTGAAGGggcaagaaaaaagaagaagaaaaagaaaaagaagaagccagAAAAGACCCAAGACCCAAATGATGAAGTTAGCAGTGCTTCAACTGATCCAGCAGTTCCAGCTGAAGCATCAGGAACACACCACTGGCTCCAAATAAGCGAGAGGTGGAGGGAAAAATTAGAGAGGCTTGTACACTGCTTAAAGACTGGTGAAAGTAAAGTCACCAGAATTGGAAGCATTGCTTACATCAATGATGTTGAGTTTCGCATAGCGAATGGGAGCGATGGTACTGAAGTCTTCTTGGGACTGAGAGAAAGTGACGGCCAAGAAATTGCAATTAAGAGAATGTCTAAAACCAACTATCAAGTGCTGAAGAATGAGGAAGTCCTTCTGCGACATCCAAAGCTCTACGACAGCTGTGTTGTGAAATATGTTGACTTTGAAGAAGATGAGAACTTTGGATATCTCTGTCTTCAACTTTGTGAATACACCCTGGaagaacatataaaaaaaaaggatcacaGTCTGCATCCACAGGAACTTGTCTATGACGTCCTTGACAGTTTAAGGGCACTTCATTGTAAAGAGCCACAAATTCTCCACCGAGATCTCAAACCACAAAATGTTTTGATCG ATGTGAACGGAAGGGCAAGATTAGCTGATTTTGGCATAAGCAGACGTTTGCCTAAAAACCAAACTACTTATCACACACGCAGTGCAGGAACAGAAGGCTGGATGGCCACAGAGACTTTAAAAGAAGACGGTGACATACGATACAAATCGAGCACAGATATACAG GTGGCAGGAATGCTGATTTATTTCATCCTCTCCGGTGGACACCATCCTTTTGCTGGTGATCGCTATGAGCTTATGTCAAACATTATAAAGGGGAAGTATAAGTTGGACCACGTTCAAGATGTGGTGGCCAAGGATCTCATCGAGAAGATGATCGATAAAGAACCACAGAACAGACCCAGAGTGGAAGAGTGTTTGAGTCATCCCTTCTTCTGGACCAGCACAAA GAAAGTACAATACTTGAGGCAGGTTGGGAACTTGAAGGAGGTGGCAAGCAGACAAAATGTTAACCAGGAGTTGATTTTGATGCTGGATGAATGTGCTGAGGGTGTTCTCTACAATCAGTGGAAAACTAAG TTTTCACCCGACCTGTTGCTGAGGGTGGATGACAAGAAGAAACCATACCCTGAAAACATACTGGGATTACTCCGCTTCATGCGAAACCTCCAGGAGCACTA TCCCGATGATGCAGCCAGCGTTGATCTGACATCACTGTTTCCTGATCTCTTTGGATGCGTTTATAAATTCACCATAAGGAAAGGGTGGAATTTAGAGAATCCCCTGAAGGAAATGTTCACACCAGAAAAGACAGGGGGCGCCAACAGATATGAAGTGGAACCCCAAAACAATGACGAGCACGTCAGGCTTGCAGTTCAAGAATCTGAACACACTTTCACTGAGCCAACTGCAGATACCAAAAGCAGCATCAGCCGTATCTAG
- the lgi2a gene encoding leucine-rich repeat LGI family member 2a, with protein MMPAAKMWALLCVSLCCLSQPALFKKAFRCPSSCSCSKESIMCVGSSYVPRISPNEINSLSIVNGTFSELKEAMFAHMPSLQLLLLNSNSLTTIRDDAFTGLSHLEYLFIESNKIETASKFAFRGLRDLTHLSLSNNKINSLPRDIFIDLESLIELDLRGNAFECDCRAKWLMTWLKNTNATVSDVVCAGPEEMTDKRLNDMASLHNECISTDFVLHQSVMSESLSVDTFSYKNDVYVTIAAPSIESCMVLQWDHIEMNFRTYDNITGQSIVGCKSVVIEDQVFVIVAQLFGGSHIYRFDEDQSRFSKFQDIEVSKISKPNDIEAFQIGPDWFFVIADSSKAGLSTLYKWNNKGFYSYQSLHEWYRDTDAEFLDLDGKAHLILASRSQVPVIYQWSRSNQKFVLQGEIPNMEDVVAVKHFRIKGELYLALTRYIGDSKVLRWGAKQFAEIQALPSRGSMILQPFSFKERIYLALGSDYTFSQIYLWDDEEKLFDRFKEVYIQAPRSFTVVPTGRRDFIFASSFKGNTQIFEHIIIDLSL; from the exons ATGATGCCAGCTGCCAAGATGTGGGCTTTGCTCTGCGTGTCGCTGTGCTGCCTGTCTCAGCCGGCTCTTTTCAAGAAGGCTTTCCGATGCCCTTCATCATGCAGCTGCTCCAAGGAGTCGATCATGTGCGTCGGGTCCTCTTATGTCCCGAGGATCTCCCCCAACGAGATCAATTCTCT GAGCATCGTGAATGGGACTTTCTCCGAGCTCAAAGAAGCGATGTTTGCTCACATGCCGTCCCTACAGCTGCT GCTTCTAAATTCCAACTCCCTAACAACTATAAGGGATGATGCGTTCACGGGCCTCTCACATCTGGAGTACCT GTTCATCGAGAGTAATAAGATAGAGACCGCATCCAAATTTGCCTTCAGGGGACTCAGGGACTTGACTCACTT GTCTTTGTCAAACAATAAAATTAACTCCTTGCCCAGGGACATCTTCATTGACCTGGAATCACTAATAGAGCT GGATCTGCGGGGCAACGCTTTCGAGTGTGACTGCCGTGCCAAGTGGCTGATGACGTGGCTGAAGAACACCAACGCCACGGTGTCCGATGTCGTGTGTGCCGGACCGGAGGAAATGACGGACAAGCGCCTCAATGACATGGCCAGCCTGCACAACGAGTGCATCTCAACGG ATTTTGTCCTCCATCAATCGGTGATGTCTGAATCCCTGTCTGTTGACACATTCAGTTATAAGAACGATGTCTACGTGACTATTGCTGCTCCCAGCATCGAGAGCTGCATGGTTTTGCAATGGGACCACATAGAGATGAATTTCAGGACCTATGATAACATCACAG GTCAGTCCATTGTGGGTTGCAAGTCGGTTGTCATCGAGGACCAGGTGTTTGTCATCGTGGCTCAGCTCTTCGGAGGTTCCCACATCTACAGGTTTGATGAGGACCAAAGCAGGTTCAGCAAGTTCCAGGACATTGAGGTGTCCAAGATCTCTAAGCCCAATGACATTGAGGCCTTCCAGATAGGCCCTGACTGGTTCTTTGTGATCGCTGACAGCTCCAAAGCGGGCCTGTCTACCCTCTACAAATGGAACAATAAGGGCTTCTATTCATACCAGTCGCTGCATGAGTGGTACCGCGACACAGATGCAGAGTTCTTGGACTTGGATGGGAAGGCCCACCTTATTTTGGCAAGCCGCTCGCAGGTGCCTGTGATCTACCAGTGGAGCCGGAGCAACCAGAAGTTTGTCCTGCAGGGCGAGATCCCCAACATGGAGGATGTAGTAGCTGTGAAGCACTTTCGGATCAAGGGGGAACTCTACCTGGCTTTGACACGCTACATTGGAGACTCCAAAGTTCTACGCTGGGGTGCAAAACAGTTTGCAGAGATCCAGGCTTTGCCCTCACGAGGCTCCATGATTCTGCAGCCGTTCTCTTTCAAAGAACGCATCTACCTGGCCCTGGGAAGTGACTACACCTTCTCACAGATCTACCTGTGGGATGATGAAGAGAAACTCTTTGACCGCTTCAAGGAGGTGTACATCCAGGCGCCGCGCTCCTTCACTGTGGTTCCCACTGGCCGCAGGGACTTCATCTTTGCCTCTAGCTTTAAGGGAAACACACAGATCTTTGAGCACATCATCATTGACTTGAGCTTGTGA